The Streptococcus oralis Uo5 genome includes a window with the following:
- a CDS encoding DUF1700 domain-containing protein, translated as MTKTEYLAELEKYLKKLPRKDYEETIEHFTEYFDEVGPEGEVAAIADLGSPKEAAHEIMLNLLDKKVEEDNQDSSSSKNTKNIVQIAILSILAAPLAIPLFIVAALLTFVFFLLVFIFALVMAIGAFAFFIFGISLIWDTLTVGLTTSIPAFLFTLGLSVLALGLSGIFYAGISPVTQFGKAGFVKLAKVFAKKGAHYG; from the coding sequence ATGACAAAAACTGAATATCTAGCTGAGCTAGAAAAGTATCTAAAAAAACTACCACGTAAGGACTACGAAGAAACTATAGAACATTTCACTGAGTATTTTGACGAAGTAGGACCTGAAGGTGAAGTAGCCGCTATTGCTGATTTAGGAAGCCCTAAGGAAGCGGCCCACGAGATTATGTTGAATCTTTTGGACAAAAAAGTCGAGGAAGATAATCAAGACAGCAGTTCATCAAAAAATACTAAGAACATCGTCCAGATCGCTATCCTATCCATTTTGGCAGCACCCTTGGCTATTCCGCTCTTTATAGTAGCAGCACTTTTAACTTTTGTTTTCTTCCTCTTAGTCTTTATCTTTGCTCTCGTCATGGCTATAGGTGCCTTTGCATTCTTTATTTTTGGAATCAGCCTGATCTGGGACACTTTGACAGTGGGACTGACGACATCGATCCCGGCCTTCCTGTTCACTCTGGGGCTCAGTGTTCTAGCTCTGGGACTGTCTGGCATCTTCTACGCAGGCATTTCTCCTGTTACTCAGTTTGGTAAGGCTGGCTTTGTCAAGCTAGCAAAAGTATTTGCAAAGAAAGGAGCACATTATGGCTAA
- a CDS encoding PadR family transcriptional regulator, translating to MYFPTSSALIKFLILAILEKDDSYGYEISQTIKLIANIKESILYPILKKLEQNDYLATYSKEKQGRKRKYYTLTSYGYEYLLTLKEEWKLYTTTIDGIVEGSIRHDKN from the coding sequence ATGTATTTCCCTACATCCTCAGCTTTAATAAAATTTCTCATCCTTGCCATTCTTGAAAAAGATGATTCCTACGGTTATGAGATTAGTCAGACCATTAAGCTAATTGCTAACATCAAAGAGTCTATTCTTTATCCCATACTAAAAAAGCTGGAACAAAATGATTATCTCGCAACTTATTCGAAGGAAAAACAGGGGCGTAAACGAAAATACTATACACTTACTTCCTACGGATATGAATACCTACTTACTCTGAAAGAAGAGTGGAAACTTTATACTACAACAATCGACGGCATCGTAGAAGGGAGCATTCGACATGACAAAAACTGA
- the rplM gene encoding 50S ribosomal protein L13 gives MNKTTFMAKPGQVERKWYVVDATDVPLGRLSAVVASVLRGKNKPTFTPHTDTGDFVIVINAEKVKLTGKKATDKIYYTHSNHPGGLKQISAGELRSKNAVRLIEKSVKGMLPHNTLGRAQGMKLKVFVGAEHTHAAQQPEVLDISGLI, from the coding sequence ATGAACAAAACTACATTCATGGCTAAACCAGGCCAAGTAGAACGCAAATGGTACGTTGTTGACGCAACTGATGTACCTCTTGGACGCCTTTCAGCAGTTGTTGCTAGCGTACTTCGCGGAAAAAACAAACCAACATTCACACCACACACTGATACAGGTGACTTCGTAATCGTTATCAATGCTGAAAAAGTTAAATTGACTGGTAAAAAAGCAACTGATAAGATCTACTACACTCACTCAAACCACCCAGGTGGATTGAAACAAATCTCTGCTGGTGAACTTCGTTCTAAAAACGCAGTACGTTTGATCGAAAAATCAGTTAAAGGTATGCTTCCACACAATACTCTTGGCCGCGCTCAAGGTATGAAATTGAAAGTATTCGTTGGAGCTGAGCACACTCACGCTGCACAACAACCAGAAGTTCTTGA